From one Solanum lycopersicum chromosome 12, SLM_r2.1 genomic stretch:
- the LOC101250194 gene encoding uncharacterized protein, with the protein MDALWLSNCKFEFDISTTCIRFCCLREVCLHNAYISDAQMRSVLDKCPSIRSLTLMSCKGMSKLYVVGRLHLDFLNISSCKLDSVIVQAPKLGRFKYTEEHTDQGNHHPCEIAILEVNNTLHTLELNGASITDQQFRDMYDKFPNISSLYLTSCNKLKCVEIQSAKLKKVNIFKFESIERMTIEAPNLLQFNFEGEKMPILSLGPSLESVRLNFFLPSTVISNFGDMDSSWYTNLNHFVQNFNYSEGLMLIVYCQETYNILFYENTSEIFIPPSRNVGIFIVPIRIIELLMISILINRPSIISILPCTDSKALQVFPALERCIHNQNCGNECPLSTTFLHKYRVLEEVISCTGTSEEEMTSIWYTWLKSTPLIDKVNSFMFKWKKQA; encoded by the exons ATGGATGCACTGTGGTTAAGCAATTGCAAGTTTGAATTTGATATTAGCACCACTTGTATAAGATTTTGTTGTCTGCGCGAGGTTTGTTTGCATAATGCTTATATTTCAGATGCTCAAATGCGAAGTGTTTTAGATAAATGCCCATCCATCAGGAGCTTAACTCTAATGTCTTGCAAAGGTATGAGCAAATTGTATGTTGTTGGACGGTTACATCTAgattttttgaatatatcatCATGCAAACTCGATAGTGTGATTGTCCAAGCTCCGAAACTTGGGCGCTTTAAATATACAGAAGAACATACTGATCAGGGAAATCATCATCCTTGCGAAATTGCTATTTTGGAGGTTAACAATACTTTACACACACTAGAGCTCAATGGTGCCAGCATCACAGACCAACAGTTTCGAGATATGTATGACAAGTTCCCAAACATTTCAAGCTTGTATCTAACAAGCTGCAATAAGCTGAAATGTGTAGAGATTCAGAGTGCAAAACTCAAGAAAGTCAACATATTTAAGTTTGAGAGTATAGAAAGAATGACGATTGAAGCTCCAAATTTGTTGCAATTTAATTTTGAGGGTGAGAAAATGCCCATCTTATCTCTGGGACCTTCTCTTGAAAGTGTCCGACTCAATTTCTTCTTGCCAAGTACAGTAATATCAAACTTTGGAGATATGGATAGCAGTTGGTACACAAACCTTAATCACTTTGTTCAAAACTTCAACTATTCTGAAGGTTTGATGTTAATAGTATATTGCCAGGAG ACCTATAACAtccttttttatgaaaatacaaGCGAAATATTTATTCCACCAAGTCGTAATGTCGGGATATTCATTGTACCCATCCGGATCATTGAATTGCTCATGATATCGATATTGATCAACCGTCCCAGCATCATATCCATACTTCCATGTACAGATAGCAAAGCACTCCAG gTGTTTCCTGCATTAGAGCGGTGTATTCATAATCAGAATTGTGGTAACGAATGTCCATTAAGTACCACTTTTTTACACAAGTATCGTGTATTAGAAGAAGTCATCAGTTGTACTGGGACATCTGAGGAGGAAATGACCTCCATTTGGTATACCTGGTTGAAATCTACGCCTCTAATTGACAAAGTGAATAGTTTCATGTTCAAATGGAAAAAACAAGCTTAG
- the LOC101250482 gene encoding protein PELPK1-like, with protein sequence MGIQMMKQCPQFGCCALAFFLFATCNMAYSPCSYESTDSTYNKIPSTVAKSEDYKLPLVPKEEYKIPSLAKNNYYKKPLIPGDNYKKMSSVPKVPSVPKQEYRVSFLPKNDYYKKPSVPMYNYKKVPSVPQVSSMPKQKYKVPSFPKNNYYKKPSVSDDNYEKVSSISKDNDYKVPSMPKQEYKVSSLPKNDYYKKSSVPENNYKKVPSVPQIPLVPKQEYKVPSLSKNDYYKKPSIPEDNYKKVSTAPEVPSVPKPEYKVPSLSKNDYFKKPLPSPSPPPPYY encoded by the coding sequence ATGGGAATCCAAATGATGAAGCAATGCCCTCAATTTGGTTGTTGTGCTTTGGCATTTTTCTTGTTTGCCACATGCAATATGGCATATTCACCTTGTTCTTATGAATCAACGGATTCAACTTATAATAAAATACCAAGCACAGTAGCTAAAAGTGAAGACTACAAGCTACCCTTAGTGCCTAAAGAAGAATACAAGATACCTTCTTTGGCAAAGAATAACTACTACAAGAAGCCATTAATTCCAGGAGATAACTATAAGAAGATGTCTTCAGTCCCAAAGGTACCCTCAGTGCCTAAACAGGAATACAGGGTGTCTTTTTTACCAAAGAATGACTACTACAAGAAGCCATCAGTTCCAATGTATAACTACAAGAAGGTCCCATCTGTTCCACAGGTATCCTCAATGCCTAAACAGAAATATAAGGTGCCttcttttccaaaaaataaCTACTACAAAAAGCCATCAGTTTCAGACGATAACTATGAGAAGGTGTCATCCATTTCAAAAGATAATGACTACAAGGTACCCTCAATGCCTAAACAAGAATACAAGGTGTCTTCTTTGCCAAAGAATGACTACTACAAGAAGTCATCAGTACCAGAAAATAACTACAAAAAAGTGCCATCGGTTCCACAGATACCCTTGGTGCCTAAACAAGAATACAAGGTGCCTTCTTTGTCAAAGAATGACTACTACAAGAAACCATCAATTCCAGAAGATAACTACAAGAAGGTGTCAACTGCTCCAGAGGTACCCTCAGTTCCTAAACCAGAATACAAGGTGCCGTCTTTATCGAAAAATGACTACTTTAAGAAACCATTACCTTCTCCATCACCACCACCTCCATATTATTAA